The following proteins are co-located in the Clavibacter capsici genome:
- a CDS encoding DNA-directed RNA polymerase subunit beta' encodes MLDVTTFDELRIGLATADDIRRWSHGEVKKPETINYRTLKPEKDGLFGEQIFGPSRDWECSCGKYKRVRFKGIVCERCGVEVTKSAVRRERMGHIELAAPVTHIWYFKGVPSRLGYLLDMAPKDLEKVIYFAAYMVISVDEDARHEDMPGLENELRLEIKTLQDQRDSQIAERLGRLETDLAALEAEGAKSDQKRRAKDGAEKEMGQTRKAFDEDISRLERVWEEFRSLKVGELKPEDAVFHELQDRFGIYFEAHMGAEAIQKRLEAFDLEAEGELLREQIATGKGQKKIRAIKRLRVVSSFLATGNSPAAMVLQVVPVIPPELRPMVQLDGGRFATSDLNDLYRRVINRNNRLRRLLDLGAPEIIVNNEKRMLQEAVDALFDNGRRGRPVTGTGNRALKSLSDMLKGKQGRFRQNLLGKRVDYSGRSVIIVGPQLKLHQCGLPKQMALELFKPFVIKRLIDLSHAQNIKAAKRMVERSRGQVWDVLEEIIRERPVLLNRAPTLHRLGIQAFEPQLVEGKAIQLHPLVCAAFNADFDGDQMAVHLPLSVEAQAEARILMLASNNILKPSDGRPVTLPTQDMIIGLHHLTTLKEGVAGEGRAFSSVAEAILAKDQLSLDLNAKVRIRLHDIYFGEGEAPEGVELDEKGKTVGPVLLETTLGRALFNETLPVDYPYIEAVADKGKLSEIVNDLAERYPKVEVAAALDRIKDAGFYWATRSGVTVALSDVLTPPTKAAILSGYEKQAAKVQGQFEKGLTTNAERRQELIEIWNKATAEVAKAMEDNLPADNNINRMVSSGARGNWMQVRQIAGMRGLVSNPKGEIIPRPIVHSYREGLTVAEYFISTHGARKGLADTALRTADSGYLTRRLVDVSQDVIIREDDCGTSRGLDLPIAIQAADGTSVRDSNVENSVYARSLAADAVNEAGEVVAPAGSDVGDVMIDHLIAAGVHEIKVRSVLTCESAVGVCAACYGRSLATGKLVDIGEAVGIIAAQSIGEPGTQLTMRTFHTGGVASADDITQGLPRVQELFEARTPKGASPIAEAAGRITIEDTDRSRKVILTPDNGDEPHVYPVLKRATLLVEDGQHVELGQQLHVGAIDPKEVLRVKGVREVQKHLVGGVQGVYRSQGVPIHDKHIEVIVRQMLRKVTVVEHGDTDLLPGELVDRARYNEVNRATLTEGKKTASARQEVMGITKASLATESWLSAASFQETTRVLTQAAMEGKSDPLMGLKENVIIGKLIPAGTGLAKYRDVTVTATEEAKAERYPNRIFTDESVFNESDLSFVDFDSFSSDDYTPGTYN; translated from the coding sequence TTGCTCGACGTAACAACTTTCGATGAGCTGCGGATCGGCCTCGCGACGGCCGACGACATCCGCCGCTGGTCGCACGGTGAGGTCAAGAAGCCTGAGACCATCAACTACCGCACGCTGAAGCCCGAGAAGGACGGCCTCTTCGGAGAGCAGATCTTCGGACCCAGCCGTGACTGGGAGTGCTCCTGCGGCAAGTACAAGCGGGTGCGCTTCAAGGGAATCGTCTGCGAGCGCTGCGGCGTCGAGGTCACCAAGTCCGCGGTGCGCCGCGAGCGCATGGGCCACATCGAGCTCGCCGCGCCCGTCACGCACATCTGGTACTTCAAGGGCGTGCCCTCGCGCCTCGGCTACCTGCTCGACATGGCGCCGAAGGACCTCGAGAAGGTCATCTACTTCGCCGCCTACATGGTGATCAGCGTGGACGAGGACGCTCGCCACGAGGACATGCCGGGCCTCGAGAACGAGCTCCGGCTCGAGATCAAGACCCTGCAGGACCAGCGCGACAGCCAGATCGCGGAGCGCCTCGGGCGCCTCGAGACCGACCTGGCCGCGCTGGAGGCCGAGGGCGCCAAGAGCGACCAGAAGCGCCGCGCGAAGGACGGCGCCGAGAAGGAGATGGGTCAGACGCGCAAGGCGTTCGACGAGGACATCTCCCGTCTCGAGCGCGTCTGGGAGGAGTTCCGCAGCCTCAAGGTCGGCGAGCTCAAGCCCGAGGACGCCGTCTTCCACGAGCTGCAGGACCGCTTCGGCATCTACTTCGAGGCCCACATGGGCGCCGAGGCGATCCAGAAGCGCCTGGAGGCCTTCGACCTCGAGGCCGAGGGGGAGCTGCTCCGCGAGCAGATCGCCACCGGCAAGGGCCAGAAGAAGATCCGCGCCATCAAGCGCCTGCGCGTCGTCAGCTCCTTCCTCGCGACGGGCAACTCGCCGGCCGCGATGGTGCTGCAGGTCGTCCCGGTCATCCCGCCGGAGCTGCGCCCGATGGTGCAGCTCGACGGCGGCCGCTTCGCGACCAGCGACCTGAACGACCTGTACCGCCGCGTGATCAACCGCAACAACCGCCTCCGTCGCCTGCTGGACCTCGGCGCTCCCGAGATCATCGTGAACAACGAGAAGCGCATGCTGCAGGAGGCCGTCGACGCGCTGTTCGACAACGGCCGCCGCGGTCGTCCCGTCACGGGCACCGGCAACCGCGCGCTCAAGTCCCTCAGCGACATGCTGAAGGGCAAGCAGGGCCGGTTCCGCCAGAACCTGCTCGGCAAGCGCGTGGACTACTCGGGCCGCTCGGTCATCATCGTCGGACCGCAGCTCAAGCTGCACCAGTGCGGTCTGCCGAAGCAGATGGCGCTCGAGCTGTTCAAGCCGTTCGTCATCAAGCGCCTCATCGACCTGAGCCACGCCCAGAACATCAAGGCCGCCAAGCGCATGGTCGAGCGCAGCCGCGGACAGGTCTGGGACGTGCTCGAGGAGATCATCCGCGAGCGCCCCGTGCTGCTCAACCGCGCGCCCACGCTCCACCGCCTGGGCATCCAGGCGTTCGAGCCCCAGCTCGTGGAGGGCAAGGCCATCCAGCTGCACCCGCTCGTCTGCGCCGCGTTCAACGCGGACTTCGACGGCGACCAGATGGCCGTCCACCTGCCCCTGTCGGTCGAGGCCCAGGCCGAGGCGCGCATCCTGATGCTCGCCTCGAACAACATCCTCAAGCCGTCGGACGGACGCCCGGTCACCCTGCCCACGCAGGACATGATCATCGGCCTGCACCACCTGACCACCCTCAAGGAGGGCGTCGCCGGTGAGGGTCGCGCGTTCAGCTCGGTGGCCGAGGCCATCCTGGCGAAGGACCAGCTCTCGCTGGACCTCAACGCCAAGGTGCGCATCCGCCTGCACGACATCTACTTCGGCGAGGGCGAGGCGCCCGAGGGCGTCGAGCTCGACGAGAAGGGCAAGACGGTCGGCCCCGTGCTGCTCGAGACCACCCTCGGTCGCGCGCTGTTCAACGAGACCCTGCCGGTCGACTACCCGTACATCGAGGCCGTCGCCGACAAGGGCAAGCTCTCCGAGATCGTCAACGACCTCGCCGAGCGCTACCCCAAGGTGGAGGTCGCGGCAGCGCTCGACCGGATCAAGGACGCGGGCTTCTACTGGGCCACGCGCTCCGGCGTCACGGTCGCCCTCTCCGACGTGCTGACCCCGCCCACCAAGGCGGCCATCCTGTCGGGCTACGAGAAGCAGGCCGCCAAGGTCCAGGGCCAGTTCGAGAAGGGCCTCACGACGAACGCCGAGCGTCGTCAGGAGCTCATCGAGATCTGGAACAAGGCCACCGCCGAGGTCGCGAAGGCGATGGAGGACAACCTCCCCGCCGACAACAACATCAACCGCATGGTGTCCTCCGGGGCACGAGGCAACTGGATGCAGGTCCGCCAGATCGCCGGCATGCGCGGCCTCGTGTCGAACCCGAAGGGCGAGATCATCCCCCGCCCGATCGTCCACTCGTACCGCGAGGGCCTGACGGTGGCGGAGTACTTCATCTCCACCCACGGCGCCCGCAAGGGACTGGCCGACACCGCGCTGCGCACCGCCGACTCCGGGTACCTCACCCGTCGTCTGGTGGACGTGTCGCAGGACGTCATCATCCGCGAGGACGACTGCGGCACGAGCCGCGGCCTCGACCTGCCGATCGCCATCCAGGCGGCGGACGGCACGTCGGTCCGCGACTCCAACGTGGAGAACTCCGTGTACGCCCGCTCGCTGGCCGCCGACGCGGTCAACGAGGCCGGCGAGGTCGTGGCCCCCGCGGGCAGCGACGTCGGCGACGTCATGATCGACCACCTGATCGCGGCCGGCGTGCACGAGATCAAGGTGCGCTCGGTCCTGACCTGCGAGTCCGCCGTCGGCGTGTGCGCGGCCTGCTACGGCCGCTCGCTCGCCACGGGCAAGCTCGTCGACATCGGCGAGGCCGTCGGCATCATCGCGGCCCAGTCGATCGGCGAGCCCGGCACGCAGCTCACGATGCGCACCTTCCACACCGGTGGTGTGGCATCGGCGGACGACATCACGCAGGGTCTGCCCCGCGTGCAGGAGCTCTTCGAGGCCCGCACCCCCAAGGGTGCGTCGCCCATCGCGGAGGCCGCCGGTCGCATCACGATCGAGGACACGGATCGCAGCCGCAAGGTGATCCTGACCCCGGACAACGGCGACGAGCCGCACGTCTACCCGGTGCTCAAGCGCGCGACCCTCCTCGTCGAGGACGGCCAGCACGTCGAGCTCGGGCAGCAGCTGCACGTCGGCGCCATCGACCCGAAGGAGGTCCTCCGGGTCAAGGGCGTGCGCGAGGTGCAGAAGCACCTCGTGGGCGGCGTCCAGGGCGTCTACCGCTCGCAGGGCGTCCCGATCCACGACAAGCACATCGAGGTCATCGTGCGGCAGATGCTGCGCAAGGTCACGGTCGTCGAGCACGGCGACACGGACCTCCTCCCCGGTGAGCTGGTCGACCGGGCCCGTTACAACGAGGTCAACCGCGCCACGCTGACGGAGGGCAAGAAGACCGCCTCCGCCCGCCAGGAGGTCATGGGCATCACCAAGGCCTCGCTCGCGACCGAGTCGTGGCTGTCGGCCGCGTCCTTCCAGGAGACGACCCGCGTGCTCACGCAGGCCGCCATGGAGGGCAAGTCCGACCCGCTGATGGGCCTCAAGGAGAACGTCATCATCGGCAAGCTGATCCCGGCCGGGACGGGGCTCGCGAAGTACCGCGACGTCACCGTCACCGCGACGGAGGAGGCCAAGGCCGAGCGCTACCCGAACCGCATCTTCACGGATGAGTCGGTGTTCAACGAGTCCGACCTGAGCTTCGTCGACTTCGACAGCTTCAGCTCGGACGACTACACGCCCGGCACCTACAACTAG
- the rpoB gene encoding DNA-directed RNA polymerase subunit beta — MAAARNATPTPQNGRDASRLSFAKITDTLTVPDLLALQTESFDWLVGSDVWKRRVEEGTKQGRTDLALNSGLEEIFEEISPIEDLGETMQLGFTNPYLEEQKYSIDECKERGKTYSAPLYVEAEFMNHLTGEIKTQTVFMGDFPLMTEKGTFIINGTERVVVSQLVRSPGVYFERQQEKTSDKDIYSARVIPSRGAWLEFEIDKRDQVGVRIDRKRKQSVTVFLKALGLTSEQILEEFKGVASIELTLEKDSILTKEEALKDIYRKLRPGEQVAAEAARALLDNFYFNPKRYDLAKVGRYKINRKLGIDKQLTDSVLTVEDILATIKYLVSLHANETKMNGVRDGKPVELRFDVDDIDHFGNRRIRAVGELIQNQVRTGLSRMERVVRERMTTQDIEAITPQTLINVRPVVAAIKEFFGTSQLSQFMDQNNPLAGLTHKRRLSALGPGGLSRERAGVEVRDVHPSHYGRMCPIETPEGPNIGLIGSLASFARINSFGFIETPYRRVVDGVVTENIDYLTASEEDEFLVAQANAPLTKDFRFAEDRVLVRPKGGEVELVPAENVHYMDVSPRQMVSVATSLIPFLEHDDANRALMGANMQRQAVPLLRSESPLVGTGMEGYAAIDAGDVLTADASGVVQEVSAEVVTIQLDEGGTQTYYLRKFDRSNQGTSYNHRVLVSAGDRIEAGEVIADGPATENGELALGKNLLVAFMPWEGHNFEDAIILSQNLVKDDTLSSIHIEEYEVDARDTKLGKEEITRDLPNVSPELLADLDERGIIRIGAEVRPGDILVGKVTPKGETELSAEERLLRAIFNEKSREVRDTSLKVPHGEQGTIIGVKVFDSQDGDDELGSGVNQRVVVFIAQKRKITEGDKLAGRHGNKGVISKILPVEDMPFLADGTPVDVILNPLGIPGRMNFGQVLETHLGWIAKQGWEVEGTPKWAERLPDHARQAPAGTKVATPVFDGALEEEIAGLLDSTTVTRDGDRLIGSSGKTRLFDGRSGEPFPEPISVGYMYILKLHHLVDDKIHARSTGPYSMITQQPLGGKAQFGGQRFGEMEVWALEAYGAAYALQELLTIKSDDILGRVKVYEAIVKGENIQEPGIPESFKVLIKEMQSLCLNVEVLSADGQAVSLRDTDDEVFRAAEELGINISTRFESSSIDDI, encoded by the coding sequence TTGGCTGCTGCGCGCAACGCAACTCCCACTCCCCAGAACGGTCGCGACGCATCGCGGCTCTCGTTCGCGAAGATCACTGACACCCTCACCGTCCCCGACCTGCTCGCCCTGCAGACCGAGAGCTTCGACTGGCTCGTCGGCTCGGACGTGTGGAAGCGGCGCGTCGAGGAGGGCACCAAGCAGGGTCGCACCGACCTCGCGCTCAACTCGGGCCTCGAGGAGATCTTCGAGGAGATCTCCCCCATCGAGGACCTGGGCGAGACCATGCAGCTCGGGTTCACGAACCCGTACCTCGAGGAGCAGAAGTACTCCATCGACGAGTGCAAGGAGCGCGGCAAGACCTACTCCGCCCCCCTCTACGTCGAGGCCGAGTTCATGAACCACCTCACGGGTGAGATCAAGACCCAGACGGTCTTCATGGGCGACTTCCCGCTCATGACGGAGAAGGGCACGTTCATCATCAACGGCACCGAGCGTGTCGTCGTGTCCCAGCTCGTCCGCTCGCCCGGCGTGTACTTCGAGCGCCAGCAGGAGAAGACCTCCGACAAGGACATCTACTCCGCCCGCGTCATCCCGTCCCGCGGCGCCTGGCTCGAGTTCGAGATCGACAAGCGCGACCAGGTCGGCGTGCGCATCGACCGCAAGCGCAAGCAGTCGGTCACCGTGTTCCTGAAGGCCCTCGGCCTCACCAGCGAGCAGATCCTCGAGGAGTTCAAGGGCGTCGCGTCCATCGAGCTCACGCTCGAGAAGGACTCCATCCTCACCAAGGAGGAGGCCCTCAAGGACATCTACCGCAAGCTCCGTCCCGGCGAGCAGGTCGCCGCCGAGGCCGCGCGCGCGCTGCTCGACAACTTCTACTTCAACCCGAAGCGCTACGACCTGGCGAAGGTGGGTCGCTACAAGATCAACCGCAAGCTCGGCATCGACAAGCAGCTCACCGACTCGGTGCTCACGGTCGAGGACATCCTCGCGACCATCAAGTACCTCGTCTCGCTGCACGCGAACGAGACGAAGATGAACGGCGTGCGCGACGGCAAGCCCGTCGAGCTGCGCTTCGACGTGGACGACATCGACCACTTCGGCAACCGCCGCATCCGCGCGGTCGGCGAGCTCATCCAGAACCAGGTGCGCACCGGCCTCTCCCGCATGGAGCGCGTCGTCCGCGAGCGCATGACCACGCAGGACATCGAGGCCATCACGCCCCAGACCCTGATCAACGTGCGCCCCGTCGTCGCCGCGATCAAGGAGTTCTTCGGCACGAGCCAGCTGTCGCAGTTCATGGACCAGAACAACCCGCTCGCGGGCCTCACCCACAAGCGCCGTCTCTCGGCGCTCGGCCCGGGTGGTCTGTCCCGTGAGCGCGCCGGCGTCGAGGTCCGCGACGTCCACCCGTCGCACTACGGCCGCATGTGCCCCATCGAGACCCCCGAGGGCCCGAACATCGGCCTGATCGGCTCGCTGGCGTCGTTCGCCCGCATCAACTCGTTCGGCTTCATCGAGACCCCGTACCGTCGCGTCGTCGACGGCGTGGTCACGGAGAACATCGACTACCTCACGGCCAGCGAGGAGGACGAGTTCCTCGTCGCCCAGGCCAACGCGCCCCTCACGAAGGACTTCCGCTTCGCGGAGGACCGCGTCCTCGTCCGCCCCAAGGGCGGTGAGGTGGAGCTCGTCCCCGCCGAGAACGTGCACTACATGGACGTCTCGCCGCGCCAGATGGTGTCGGTCGCGACCTCGCTCATCCCCTTCCTCGAGCACGACGACGCGAACCGGGCCCTCATGGGCGCGAACATGCAGCGTCAGGCCGTCCCGCTGCTGCGCAGCGAGAGCCCGCTCGTCGGCACCGGCATGGAGGGCTACGCGGCGATCGACGCCGGCGACGTCCTCACCGCCGACGCCTCGGGCGTCGTGCAGGAGGTGTCGGCCGAGGTCGTCACCATCCAGCTCGACGAGGGCGGCACGCAGACCTACTACCTGCGCAAGTTCGACCGCTCGAACCAGGGCACGAGCTACAACCACCGCGTCCTGGTCTCGGCCGGCGACCGCATCGAGGCCGGCGAGGTCATCGCCGACGGCCCCGCCACGGAGAACGGCGAGCTCGCGCTCGGCAAGAACCTGCTCGTCGCGTTCATGCCGTGGGAGGGCCACAACTTCGAGGACGCGATCATCCTGAGCCAGAACCTGGTCAAGGACGACACCCTCTCCTCCATCCACATCGAGGAGTACGAGGTCGACGCGCGCGACACCAAGCTCGGCAAGGAGGAGATCACCCGCGACCTCCCCAACGTCAGCCCGGAGCTGCTCGCCGACCTCGACGAGCGCGGCATCATCCGCATCGGCGCCGAGGTCCGCCCCGGCGACATCCTCGTGGGCAAGGTCACGCCGAAGGGCGAGACCGAGCTCAGCGCCGAGGAGCGCCTGCTGCGCGCGATCTTCAACGAGAAGAGCCGCGAGGTCCGCGACACGTCCCTGAAGGTGCCCCACGGCGAGCAGGGCACGATCATCGGCGTCAAGGTCTTCGACTCGCAGGACGGCGACGACGAGCTCGGCTCGGGCGTCAACCAGCGCGTCGTGGTGTTCATCGCGCAGAAGCGCAAGATCACCGAGGGCGACAAGCTCGCCGGCCGTCACGGCAACAAGGGCGTCATCTCCAAGATCCTGCCGGTCGAGGACATGCCGTTCCTCGCCGACGGGACCCCGGTCGACGTCATCCTCAACCCGCTCGGCATCCCCGGCCGCATGAACTTCGGCCAGGTCCTGGAGACCCACCTCGGGTGGATCGCCAAGCAGGGCTGGGAGGTCGAGGGCACCCCGAAGTGGGCCGAGCGCCTGCCGGACCACGCGCGCCAGGCCCCGGCCGGCACGAAGGTCGCCACCCCGGTGTTCGACGGAGCGCTCGAGGAGGAGATCGCCGGCCTGCTCGACTCGACGACGGTCACCCGCGACGGCGACCGCCTCATCGGGTCCAGCGGCAAGACGCGCCTGTTCGACGGCCGCTCCGGCGAGCCGTTCCCGGAGCCCATCTCGGTCGGCTACATGTACATCCTGAAGCTGCACCACCTGGTGGACGACAAGATCCACGCGCGCTCGACGGGTCCCTACTCGATGATCACGCAGCAGCCCCTGGGCGGTAAGGCCCAGTTCGGCGGCCAGCGCTTCGGCGAGATGGAGGTGTGGGCGCTCGAGGCATACGGAGCGGCCTACGCGCTCCAGGAGCTCCTCACCATCAAGTCGGACGACATCCTCGGCCGCGTGAAGGTGTACGAGGCCATCGTCAAGGGCGAGAACATCCAGGAACCGGGTATCCCCGAGTCCTTCAAGGTCCTGATCAAGGAGATGCAGTCCCTCTGCCTGAACGTCGAGGTGCTCTCGGCGGACGGCCAGGCGGTCAGCCTGCGCGACACGGATGACGAGGTCTTCCGCGCGGCGGAGGAGCTCGGCATCAACATCTCCACCCGCTTCGAGTCGTCCAGCATCGACGACATCTAA
- a CDS encoding MBL fold metallo-hydrolase, with protein MSDPWHVSPGGPSHAHRAGDVEIRKASVGPMDNDAYLLTDLDSGERLLVDAAADVDRLLALVAEPDPVGRVAVVVTTHGHPDHHGALAAVLDATEADSAVGDADAADLPVDADRRLADGDRIAFGGVEVEVVALRGHTPGSVALVLQPGDGSTHLLTGDSLFPGGVGSTQGDAGRFRQLMDDVEERLFARFPDDAHVHPGHGDSTTIGAERGSLAAWRERGW; from the coding sequence ATGAGCGATCCCTGGCACGTGTCCCCCGGCGGCCCCTCGCACGCCCACCGGGCGGGCGACGTGGAGATCCGGAAGGCCTCCGTCGGGCCGATGGACAACGACGCGTACCTCCTCACCGACCTCGACTCCGGCGAGCGCCTGCTCGTCGACGCGGCGGCCGACGTCGACCGCCTGCTGGCCCTCGTGGCGGAGCCGGATCCCGTCGGCCGCGTCGCCGTGGTCGTCACCACCCACGGGCACCCCGACCACCACGGCGCCCTCGCCGCCGTGCTCGACGCGACGGAGGCGGACTCCGCCGTGGGCGACGCGGACGCCGCCGACCTGCCCGTCGACGCCGACCGGCGGCTCGCGGACGGCGACCGGATCGCGTTCGGCGGCGTCGAGGTCGAGGTCGTCGCGCTCCGCGGCCACACGCCGGGGAGCGTCGCGCTCGTCCTCCAGCCGGGCGACGGCAGCACGCACCTCCTCACCGGCGACTCGCTCTTCCCGGGCGGGGTCGGGAGCACCCAGGGCGACGCGGGCCGGTTCCGGCAGCTGATGGACGACGTGGAGGAGCGCCTGTTCGCGCGCTTCCCCGACGACGCGCACGTGCACCCCGGCCACGGCGACTCGACGACGATCGGCGCCGAGCGCGGATCCCTCGCCGCCTGGCGCGAGCGCGGCTGGTGA
- a CDS encoding spermidine synthase encodes MPEHPSTVLSLSGHRAVIEPDRFVPGAYQLVVDGTPQSHVNMDDPGELFFEYVQRMGHVIDLLGDPGQAITALHLGAGALTIPRYVEATRPGSRQQVIELEQDLVELVREHLPWSRRASIRLRYGDAREVMGRLPQGLRGSVDLVVTDVFSGARTPAHITSREFHAEAAAFLAPGGIMTVNVADGHGLAFARGQAATIQDVLPHVAALAETQVLKGRRFGNVVFAASATPLPLDFVPRLLAGGPHPAKVVEGRELADFIAGASVVTDATAVPSPSPARSVFQTRP; translated from the coding sequence ATGCCCGAGCACCCGTCGACCGTCCTGTCCCTGAGCGGGCACCGGGCCGTCATCGAGCCCGACCGGTTCGTGCCGGGCGCCTACCAGCTCGTGGTCGACGGGACGCCGCAGTCGCACGTGAACATGGACGACCCGGGCGAGCTGTTCTTCGAGTACGTGCAGCGGATGGGGCACGTCATCGACCTCCTCGGCGACCCCGGGCAGGCGATCACCGCCCTGCACCTCGGCGCCGGCGCGCTCACCATCCCGCGGTACGTCGAGGCGACCCGGCCCGGATCCCGCCAGCAGGTCATCGAGCTCGAGCAGGACCTCGTGGAGCTCGTCCGCGAGCACCTGCCGTGGTCGCGCAGGGCCTCCATCCGGCTGCGCTACGGCGACGCCCGCGAGGTCATGGGGCGGCTGCCGCAGGGGCTCCGCGGATCCGTCGACCTGGTCGTCACGGACGTCTTCAGCGGCGCCCGCACGCCCGCCCACATCACGAGCCGCGAGTTCCACGCGGAGGCCGCGGCGTTCCTCGCGCCCGGCGGGATCATGACGGTCAACGTCGCCGACGGACACGGGCTCGCGTTCGCGCGCGGCCAGGCCGCGACCATCCAGGACGTCCTGCCGCACGTGGCCGCGCTCGCGGAGACCCAGGTGCTGAAGGGCCGGCGGTTCGGCAACGTGGTGTTCGCCGCGTCCGCCACGCCGCTCCCGCTCGACTTCGTGCCGCGCCTGCTCGCCGGCGGCCCGCACCCCGCCAAGGTCGTCGAGGGCCGCGAGCTCGCCGACTTCATCGCCGGCGCCTCCGTCGTCACCGACGCCACGGCCGTGCCGTCCCCCTCCCCCGCCCGCAGCGTCTTCCAGACGAGGCCCTGA
- a CDS encoding PQQ-dependent sugar dehydrogenase, producing the protein MNRRSRTRPARLAALGLAALVALTGCTNDDGSPVDVRATEPPAPSPAATDAGPAGVAPSGTPTAIATGLVSPWSTAELPSGSLLVSERDTARVVEVLADGTTRVAGTVAGVGPLGEGGLLGIATRQADGGTQLYAYLTSDTDNRIVRMDVTGEPGSLGLGPAEDVVTGIPRDANHNGGRIAFGPDGMLYATTGDANLRDAAQDPISLAGKILRLTPDGQGPSDNPTPGSPVYSMGHRNPQGIAWDAEGNLWSSEFGQDTWDELNLIEPGGNYGWPVVEGATDDAADDAYIDPVRQWRTDDASPSGLAVSGDTIFMAGLGGQRLWVIRPGAVVTDPIPDDRVTEFYTREFGRIRDVQAAPDGSLRMLTNNTDGRGTPRDGDDKLLRVELMPIQAG; encoded by the coding sequence ATGAACCGCCGCTCCCGCACCCGCCCGGCGCGCCTCGCCGCGCTCGGCCTCGCCGCCCTGGTCGCGCTCACGGGCTGCACGAACGACGACGGCTCGCCCGTGGACGTGCGCGCGACCGAGCCGCCCGCGCCCTCCCCCGCCGCCACGGACGCGGGGCCCGCGGGCGTCGCCCCATCCGGCACGCCGACGGCGATCGCCACGGGCCTCGTCTCGCCGTGGTCGACCGCCGAGCTGCCGTCCGGATCCCTCCTCGTGAGCGAGCGCGACACCGCGCGGGTCGTCGAGGTGCTCGCCGACGGCACGACGCGCGTCGCCGGCACCGTCGCGGGCGTCGGGCCGCTCGGCGAGGGCGGGCTGCTGGGGATCGCGACGCGCCAGGCGGACGGCGGCACCCAGCTCTACGCGTACCTCACGAGCGACACCGACAACCGCATCGTGCGCATGGACGTGACGGGCGAGCCGGGGTCGCTCGGGCTCGGGCCGGCGGAGGACGTCGTGACGGGGATCCCGCGCGACGCGAACCACAACGGCGGCCGCATCGCGTTCGGCCCCGACGGCATGCTCTACGCCACCACCGGCGACGCGAACCTGCGCGACGCCGCGCAGGACCCGATCTCGCTCGCCGGCAAGATCCTGCGCCTCACGCCCGACGGCCAGGGCCCCTCGGACAACCCGACGCCCGGGTCGCCCGTCTACTCGATGGGCCACCGGAACCCGCAGGGCATCGCGTGGGACGCCGAGGGGAACCTGTGGTCGTCGGAGTTCGGCCAGGACACCTGGGACGAGCTCAACCTCATCGAGCCGGGCGGGAACTACGGCTGGCCGGTCGTGGAGGGCGCGACCGACGACGCCGCGGACGACGCGTACATCGACCCCGTGCGCCAGTGGCGGACCGACGACGCGAGCCCCAGCGGCCTCGCGGTCTCCGGCGACACGATCTTCATGGCGGGCCTCGGCGGCCAGCGCCTCTGGGTGATCCGGCCGGGCGCCGTGGTCACCGACCCCATCCCCGACGACCGCGTCACCGAGTTCTACACGCGCGAGTTCGGGCGGATCCGCGACGTGCAGGCCGCGCCGGACGGCTCGCTGCGCATGCTCACGAACAACACCGACGGCCGCGGGACGCCGCGGGACGGCGACGACAAGCTGCTCCGGGTCGAGCTCATGCCGATCCAGGCGGGATAA
- a CDS encoding SprT-like domain-containing protein → MADLARVRVWAEALIALHLDPSWTFAFDHARTRAGACHYGDRRITVSRHLAGRFEDDEIHQVLLHEVAHALAGSRAGHGPRWKRTAAELGYEGSRLHSGQVAEELAPWVGACPAGHAHFRYRKPTRPLACGLCSRRFDAAHLIAWTRREVPSGAVASGRTDGSREGAA, encoded by the coding sequence GTGGCTGACCTCGCCCGCGTGCGCGTCTGGGCCGAGGCCCTCATCGCGCTGCACCTGGATCCCTCGTGGACCTTCGCGTTCGACCACGCCCGCACGCGCGCCGGCGCGTGCCACTACGGCGACAGGCGGATCACGGTCTCGCGGCACCTCGCCGGGCGGTTCGAGGACGACGAGATCCACCAGGTGCTGCTGCACGAGGTCGCGCACGCGCTCGCCGGATCCCGCGCCGGGCACGGGCCGAGGTGGAAGCGGACGGCCGCCGAGCTCGGCTACGAGGGGTCGCGGCTGCACTCCGGCCAGGTCGCCGAGGAGCTCGCGCCCTGGGTGGGCGCCTGCCCCGCCGGCCACGCGCACTTCCGCTACCGGAAGCCCACCCGGCCGCTGGCCTGCGGGCTGTGCTCGAGGCGGTTCGACGCCGCGCACCTGATCGCGTGGACGAGGCGCGAGGTGCCGTCGGGCGCGGTCGCGTCCGGCCGGACGGACGGCAGTCGCGAGGGAGCCGCGTGA